A section of the Ornithinimicrobium sufpigmenti genome encodes:
- a CDS encoding cupin domain-containing protein, which produces MPTMLQPVRVPGAGEKLIQEYAGAASTGHGAMSVARMTAPPGWDEPGQRPEFDEVTYVLAGEMCVEDEHGRITSVGPGECVLVRAGEWVRYFVGDTGADYLAVCSPAFTAETARRDDA; this is translated from the coding sequence ATGCCGACGATGCTGCAGCCGGTCCGTGTGCCCGGCGCCGGTGAGAAGCTCATCCAGGAGTACGCCGGGGCGGCCAGCACCGGCCACGGGGCGATGTCGGTGGCGCGGATGACCGCGCCCCCCGGGTGGGACGAGCCCGGGCAGCGTCCGGAGTTCGACGAGGTCACCTACGTCCTGGCCGGCGAGATGTGCGTGGAGGACGAGCACGGCCGGATCACCAGCGTCGGGCCCGGCGAGTGCGTGCTCGTCCGCGCGGGGGAGTGGGTGCGCTACTTCGTCGGCGACACCGGCGCGGACTACCTGGCCGTCTGCTCGCCCGCCTTCACCGCAGAGACCGCCCGGCGCGACGATGCCTGA
- a CDS encoding RDD family protein: MTTRGIFEAERFVTGEAVEVELPPAGLPLRVASGLLDLLVIALLVLGVLLLVPLEVFLADAALGQAFVIAVMVLAMAGIPIALETFTHGRTVGKLVLGLRTVRDDTGPIGLRHATIRALVGTVELWLTLGSLALIVAMTNEKARRLGDLLAGTYVIRDRVRLRMTEPPQVSPRLADWVVGADIGVLPDALVVATRQFLGRAASLSPQARAQVGAELYAALLARVAPAPPHGAHPEEVMASLLAERRRRDEERLARADALRDRILPPG; this comes from the coding sequence ATGACCACCCGGGGCATCTTCGAGGCCGAGCGCTTCGTCACCGGCGAGGCGGTCGAGGTGGAGCTGCCGCCGGCGGGCCTGCCGCTCCGGGTCGCCTCCGGCCTGCTGGACCTGCTGGTCATCGCGCTGCTGGTGCTCGGGGTCCTCCTCCTCGTCCCGCTGGAGGTCTTCCTCGCCGACGCGGCGCTGGGCCAGGCCTTCGTCATCGCCGTGATGGTGCTGGCGATGGCCGGGATCCCCATCGCCCTGGAGACGTTCACCCACGGCCGCACCGTCGGCAAGCTGGTCCTCGGCCTGCGCACCGTCCGCGACGACACGGGCCCGATCGGCCTGCGGCACGCGACCATCCGCGCCCTGGTCGGCACCGTCGAGCTCTGGCTCACCCTGGGCAGCCTCGCGCTCATCGTGGCCATGACCAACGAGAAGGCCCGCCGCCTCGGCGACCTGCTCGCCGGCACCTACGTCATCCGGGACCGGGTCCGGCTGCGCATGACCGAACCGCCCCAGGTCTCGCCACGTCTCGCCGACTGGGTGGTCGGCGCCGACATCGGGGTGCTGCCCGACGCGCTGGTGGTCGCCACCCGGCAGTTCCTGGGCCGGGCCGCCTCCTTGTCCCCGCAGGCGCGGGCGCAGGTCGGTGCGGAGCTGTATGCCGCGCTGCTGGCCCGGGTGGCGCCCGCACCGCCCCACGGTGCGCACCCGGAGGAGGTCATGGCCAGCCTGCTGGCCGAGCGGCGCCGCCGCGACGAGGAGCGGCTGGCCCGCGCCGACGCCCTGCGCGACCGGATCCTGCCGCCGGGGTGA
- the deoC gene encoding deoxyribose-phosphate aldolase, which yields MPHTLAPGTALTVQDVADLIDHALLKPELTPAEVEAACRELAQDRIWSVCVRPSDVRLALAAVDGSPTRVCTVIGFPHGTTSTAAKIAESNQAIADGATELDMVLNIGRLRGGDLEAVKQDIAAVVQVGHAAGALVKVIFETALLDDEQKAAACRASEEAGADFVKTSTGFAGGGATLPDVRLMRANISDAVQVKASGGVRDIDTLLAMVAEGVTRIGTSSTQALLAGARDREQAGTLVVPDSGHGAGEAGADGAADSDGY from the coding sequence ATGCCGCACACGCTCGCCCCCGGGACCGCACTGACCGTCCAGGACGTCGCCGACCTCATCGACCACGCGCTGCTCAAGCCCGAGCTGACCCCCGCCGAGGTGGAGGCCGCCTGCCGAGAGCTGGCGCAGGACCGGATCTGGTCGGTGTGCGTGCGTCCTTCCGACGTCCGGCTGGCGCTGGCCGCGGTGGACGGGTCCCCGACCCGGGTGTGCACCGTGATCGGTTTCCCGCACGGCACCACCTCGACCGCGGCCAAGATCGCCGAGTCCAACCAGGCGATCGCGGACGGCGCGACCGAGCTGGACATGGTGCTCAACATCGGTCGTCTGCGCGGCGGGGACCTCGAGGCCGTCAAGCAGGACATCGCCGCGGTCGTGCAGGTCGGTCACGCCGCCGGCGCCCTGGTCAAGGTGATCTTCGAGACCGCGCTGCTGGACGACGAGCAGAAGGCCGCCGCGTGCCGGGCGAGCGAGGAGGCCGGCGCCGACTTCGTCAAGACCTCCACCGGCTTCGCCGGGGGCGGAGCGACGCTGCCGGACGTGCGCCTCATGCGCGCCAACATCTCCGACGCCGTGCAGGTCAAGGCCTCCGGCGGCGTCCGCGACATCGACACCCTCCTGGCGATGGTGGCCGAGGGCGTGACCCGCATCGGCACCTCCTCGACGCAGGCGCTCCTCGCCGGCGCCCGCGACCGCGAGCAGGCCGGCACCCTGGTCGTCCCCGACTCGGGCCACGGTGCTGGCGAGGCTGGTGCCGACGGGGCTGCCGACTCCGACGGCTACTGA
- a CDS encoding ABC transporter permease → MSEQHAGQSRGSDAGAEQAVAAAPPAETGTGTGQSTGTGRTGPGQDRRPVLHQVLSGSMLMSVLAVVLALVIGAFLIAFADPATREAAGYFFRRPGDLLSAAWTAVTEAYVAMFRGAIFDWHQPTLAGMLRPITESMVYSVPLILAGLGIAVGFRAGLFNIGAQGQIIVGAIVAAWLGFAFDLPPVLHLLVAVLGGAIGGAVWAGIPGVLKARFGANEVIVTIMLNYIAVYLISYVLKLPAFNPGRTGQRSPSVGADAVYPLLIPADWFPGVNFRLHLGFLIAIAAAALVWWLLERSTIGFELRAAGANPAAARTAGMSVGRVTVITMLIAGALAGLAATAQVLGTERSLTAGVAATYGFDAITVALLGRSRPWGTFFAGLLFGALKAGGSFMQSLTSTPIDIILVLQAIIVLLIAAPPLVRSVFRLPDPARPYKPRARPEAKEVAA, encoded by the coding sequence GTGAGCGAGCAGCACGCGGGCCAGTCCCGCGGCTCGGACGCCGGCGCCGAGCAGGCGGTGGCTGCAGCGCCCCCGGCCGAGACGGGCACCGGGACGGGCCAGTCGACCGGCACAGGCAGGACCGGTCCCGGCCAGGACCGTCGGCCGGTGCTGCACCAGGTCCTCTCCGGCAGCATGCTCATGTCCGTCCTGGCCGTGGTGCTGGCCCTGGTCATCGGGGCCTTCCTCATCGCGTTCGCGGACCCGGCGACCCGGGAGGCTGCCGGGTACTTCTTCCGTCGGCCCGGCGATCTGTTGTCCGCCGCGTGGACCGCGGTGACCGAGGCGTACGTGGCGATGTTCCGCGGCGCGATCTTCGACTGGCACCAGCCCACCCTGGCGGGGATGCTCCGGCCGATCACCGAGTCCATGGTCTACTCCGTGCCGCTGATCCTGGCCGGGCTCGGCATCGCGGTCGGCTTCCGGGCGGGCCTGTTCAACATCGGCGCCCAGGGCCAGATCATCGTCGGCGCGATCGTCGCGGCCTGGCTCGGCTTCGCCTTCGACCTGCCCCCGGTCCTGCACCTGCTGGTGGCCGTCCTGGGTGGCGCGATCGGTGGGGCCGTGTGGGCGGGCATCCCGGGCGTGCTCAAGGCCCGCTTCGGGGCCAACGAGGTGATCGTCACGATCATGCTCAACTACATCGCGGTCTACCTGATCAGCTATGTGCTCAAGCTGCCCGCGTTCAACCCCGGTCGCACCGGGCAGCGCAGCCCGAGCGTGGGTGCCGACGCGGTCTACCCCCTGCTCATCCCGGCGGACTGGTTCCCCGGCGTGAACTTCCGACTGCACCTCGGCTTCCTGATCGCCATCGCTGCCGCGGCGCTGGTCTGGTGGCTGCTGGAGCGGTCCACGATCGGCTTCGAGCTGCGGGCCGCGGGCGCCAACCCGGCGGCCGCGCGGACGGCGGGGATGTCGGTCGGGCGGGTCACCGTGATCACCATGCTCATCGCCGGTGCGCTGGCGGGACTGGCCGCCACCGCGCAGGTGCTGGGGACGGAACGCTCGCTGACCGCCGGCGTCGCGGCGACCTACGGCTTCGACGCGATCACGGTGGCGCTGCTGGGCCGGTCCCGTCCCTGGGGCACCTTCTTCGCCGGTCTCCTCTTCGGTGCGCTCAAGGCGGGCGGCTCGTTCATGCAGTCGCTCACCTCCACGCCGATCGACATCATCCTGGTGCTGCAGGCGATCATCGTGCTGCTCATCGCCGCTCCGCCGCTGGTCCGGTCGGTCTTCCGGTTGCCCGACCCGGCCAGGCCGTACAAGCCCAGAGCCCGTCCCGAGGCGAAGGAGGTCGCAGCATGA
- a CDS encoding DUF58 domain-containing protein has protein sequence MILRGPVVALVLLGLVPTALLPGRAGSVAALWLLGVALLVLVDVLAAPSPRTIGLGRDPVPQVRLQEQTQTVLSLTNTGERRVRGLVRDAWVPSAGAEGAEGARGARGARHTLDLPPGERRRVTTTLRPTRRGDRPATGVTIRTHGPLGLAGRQVTVLVPGTVRSLPPFRSRRHLESKLAQLRQLDGRSAVRTRGQGTEFDSLREYVEGDDVRSIDWRATARRQHAVVRTWRPERDRRVILVLDTSRTSAARVGDEPRLDAAMDAALLLTAVASRAGDRVDLIAGDRVVRARVGAAGAGSGSTTGASSLLHRMVTAMAPLEPVLLEADWPVLAGAVTGTTRRRALVVLLSTLEPAAVEEGLLPVLPSLTAHHRVVLASVADPGLRSLREDLSGVDAVYDAAAAERTEALRHRTATGLARLGVTVVHEPPEDLPVALVDHYLALKAQGLL, from the coding sequence ATGATCCTCCGCGGACCTGTCGTGGCGCTGGTCCTGCTGGGGCTGGTGCCCACCGCGCTGCTGCCCGGGAGGGCTGGCAGCGTGGCCGCGCTGTGGCTGCTCGGGGTGGCGCTCCTGGTGCTGGTGGACGTGCTGGCCGCGCCCTCGCCACGGACGATCGGTCTGGGTCGCGACCCGGTCCCGCAGGTCCGGCTGCAGGAGCAGACCCAGACCGTGCTGAGCCTCACCAACACCGGGGAGCGTCGCGTGCGCGGGCTGGTCCGCGACGCCTGGGTGCCGTCCGCTGGGGCAGAGGGGGCCGAGGGGGCCCGGGGGGCTCGGGGAGCACGGCATACCCTCGACCTCCCGCCGGGTGAGCGACGGCGGGTCACCACGACACTGCGCCCGACCCGCCGCGGAGACCGCCCCGCGACCGGGGTGACGATCCGGACCCACGGGCCGCTGGGCCTGGCCGGTCGGCAGGTGACGGTCCTGGTGCCGGGCACGGTGCGCTCCCTCCCGCCGTTCCGCTCGCGGCGGCACCTGGAGAGCAAGCTGGCCCAGCTGCGCCAGCTGGACGGACGCTCCGCGGTGCGCACGCGCGGGCAGGGCACGGAGTTCGACTCGCTGCGGGAGTACGTCGAGGGTGACGACGTGCGGTCCATCGACTGGCGGGCGACGGCGCGGCGGCAGCACGCGGTGGTGCGGACGTGGCGGCCCGAGCGCGACCGGCGCGTCATCCTGGTGCTGGACACCTCGCGGACCAGTGCGGCTCGCGTGGGCGACGAGCCGCGGCTGGACGCGGCGATGGACGCGGCCCTGCTGCTCACCGCAGTCGCCTCCCGCGCCGGCGACCGGGTCGATCTCATCGCCGGTGACCGGGTCGTGCGCGCCCGCGTCGGTGCCGCCGGGGCGGGGAGCGGCTCGACGACCGGGGCCAGCTCGCTGCTGCACCGGATGGTGACCGCCATGGCGCCGCTGGAGCCGGTGCTGCTCGAGGCCGACTGGCCGGTGCTGGCCGGCGCGGTCACCGGGACCACCCGCCGCCGGGCGCTGGTCGTGCTGCTGAGCACGCTGGAGCCGGCCGCCGTCGAGGAGGGTCTGCTGCCGGTGCTGCCCTCGCTCACCGCCCACCACCGGGTGGTGCTGGCCTCGGTCGCCGACCCCGGCCTGCGCTCTCTGCGGGAGGACCTCTCCGGCGTGGACGCCGTGTATGACGCAGCCGCGGCCGAACGCACCGAGGCGCTCCGCCACCGCACCGCCACCGGCCTGGCCCGGCTCGGCGTCACGGTCGTGCACGAGCCACCCGAGGACCTACCGGTGGCGCTGGTCGACCACTACCTCGCGCTCAAGGCGCAGGGCCTGCTCTGA
- a CDS encoding adenosine deaminase, which yields MPEVSRSTTPDAEAIRRLPKVLLHDHLDGGVRPATVLELAQQQGYAALPADDVEALSAWFARSADSGSLERYLETFAHTVGVTQTAAALTRVARECVLDLAADGVVYAEVRYAPEQHLEGGLSLDEVVRAVNQGFREGEEEVAAGASGAHDQVAPAGPVRVRSILTAMRHAARSREIAELAVRHREQEVCGFDIAGAEDGFPPTRHLAAFEFLRQENSHFTIHAGEAFGLPSIWEAVQVCGAERLGHGIRIIDDITLDGRPVTDDLAAAIARSRTEPEAFALGPLAGYVRDRRIALELCPSSNVQTGAAPSIEEHAISLLTRLQFRVTLNTDNRLMSATSMTREAQLLVDRAGWTLPDLRRVTVNAMKSAFLPFDERLQIIEDVLKPAWDG from the coding sequence ATGCCTGAGGTCAGCCGGTCCACCACGCCCGACGCGGAGGCCATCCGCAGGCTGCCCAAGGTGCTGCTGCACGACCACCTCGACGGTGGCGTGCGCCCCGCCACGGTGCTGGAGCTGGCGCAGCAGCAGGGGTATGCCGCGCTGCCCGCCGACGACGTCGAAGCGCTGTCGGCCTGGTTCGCCCGGTCGGCCGACAGCGGGTCGCTGGAGCGCTACCTGGAGACGTTCGCGCACACCGTCGGCGTGACCCAGACGGCGGCGGCCCTGACCCGGGTGGCGCGCGAGTGCGTGCTGGACCTGGCCGCGGACGGTGTGGTGTATGCCGAGGTGCGCTACGCCCCGGAGCAGCACCTGGAGGGCGGGCTCAGCCTGGACGAGGTGGTCCGGGCGGTCAACCAGGGGTTCCGCGAGGGGGAGGAGGAGGTCGCGGCCGGCGCGTCGGGCGCGCACGACCAGGTGGCGCCGGCCGGCCCGGTCCGCGTCCGTTCCATCCTCACCGCGATGCGGCACGCCGCGCGCAGCCGGGAGATCGCCGAGCTCGCCGTCCGCCACCGCGAGCAGGAGGTCTGCGGCTTCGACATCGCCGGGGCCGAGGACGGCTTCCCGCCCACGCGGCACCTGGCCGCCTTCGAGTTCCTCCGCCAGGAGAACTCCCACTTCACCATCCACGCCGGTGAGGCGTTCGGCCTGCCGAGCATCTGGGAGGCCGTGCAGGTGTGCGGCGCGGAGCGGCTCGGGCACGGGATCCGGATCATCGACGACATCACCCTGGACGGCCGTCCGGTCACCGACGACCTTGCCGCGGCGATCGCCCGCTCGAGGACCGAGCCCGAGGCGTTCGCGCTGGGTCCGCTGGCGGGCTACGTGCGGGACCGGCGGATCGCGCTGGAGCTGTGCCCCAGCAGCAACGTCCAGACCGGCGCGGCGCCCTCGATCGAGGAGCACGCCATCAGCCTGCTGACGCGCCTGCAGTTCCGCGTCACCCTCAACACCGACAACCGGCTGATGAGCGCCACCTCGATGACCCGCGAGGCCCAGCTGCTCGTGGACCGGGCCGGGTGGACCTTGCCCGACCTGCGCCGGGTCACGGTCAACGCGATGAAGTCGGCCTTCCTGCCCTTCGACGAGCGGCTGCAGATCATCGAGGACGTGCTCAAGCCAGCCTGGGACGGCTGA
- a CDS encoding stage II sporulation protein M, with translation MDLDALVGRRQGAWARLDALARRRRLTGAEADELLDGYQRAATDLSVVRSSAPDATVVSHLSALVARARGRAARVPTASWAGVGRFFAEDFPAALYRLRWWWGITAVANVVVGLVLGWWLVRNPVVEQSLLPMEEVQALVNVQFESYYSEHAASSFSTLVWVNNAWVAARCIGMGVLGFPVIWVLWQNIANVAVIGALMHRHGRAEVFWGMITPHGLLELMAIFVAAGVGLRLFWAWVAPGPRTRLANLAREGRTAAGVAIGLVFVLLLSGVIEGFVTPSPLPTWARVGIGVVALLAFFVYVFTLGRRAVLRGATGDVGEELQAASAPTAG, from the coding sequence GTGGACCTGGACGCGCTGGTGGGACGGCGCCAGGGCGCGTGGGCCCGGCTCGACGCCCTGGCCCGGCGGCGACGACTGACGGGGGCGGAGGCAGACGAGCTGCTGGACGGCTACCAGCGGGCGGCGACCGACCTGTCCGTGGTGCGCTCCAGCGCCCCTGACGCCACCGTCGTCTCCCACCTGTCCGCGCTCGTCGCGCGGGCTCGGGGCCGCGCCGCACGGGTGCCGACCGCCAGCTGGGCCGGCGTCGGCCGGTTCTTCGCCGAGGACTTCCCGGCGGCGCTGTACCGGCTGCGCTGGTGGTGGGGGATCACCGCCGTCGCCAACGTGGTCGTCGGTCTGGTGCTGGGCTGGTGGTTGGTGCGCAACCCCGTCGTGGAGCAGTCCCTGCTGCCGATGGAGGAGGTGCAGGCCCTGGTCAACGTGCAGTTCGAGAGCTACTACTCCGAGCACGCCGCCAGCAGCTTCTCCACGCTCGTCTGGGTGAACAACGCGTGGGTGGCGGCCCGGTGCATCGGCATGGGGGTCCTGGGTTTCCCGGTGATCTGGGTGCTGTGGCAGAACATCGCCAACGTGGCCGTGATCGGTGCGCTGATGCACCGGCACGGCCGGGCCGAGGTGTTCTGGGGGATGATCACGCCGCACGGGCTGCTGGAGCTGATGGCGATCTTCGTCGCGGCCGGGGTGGGGCTGCGGCTGTTCTGGGCCTGGGTGGCGCCCGGGCCCCGCACCAGGCTGGCCAACCTGGCCCGGGAGGGACGGACCGCGGCCGGGGTGGCGATCGGACTGGTCTTCGTGCTGCTGCTGTCCGGGGTGATCGAGGGCTTCGTCACCCCGTCGCCGCTACCGACCTGGGCGCGGGTCGGGATCGGCGTGGTCGCGCTGCTCGCCTTCTTCGTCTACGTCTTCACCCTGGGCCGGCGCGCCGTCCTGCGTGGCGCGACCGGGGACGTGGGGGAGGAGCTGCAGGCGGCCTCCGCGCCGACGGCGGGCTGA
- a CDS encoding ABC transporter permease — protein sequence MSTVTERPADAPPPDAEQSAVRPKLGLKAPISYAVAALITAVLMVPGTPAGTSTTFQVGGASDWFTIPDITVPALTTIIVLAVLMAAAAVWAYLRARDRIPAPAWLHVAVGLAFVLAFLTYVGAGTTSVIPMVSLLSGALALSVPLVFGAMSGVICERSGIINIAIEGQLLFGAFAAAVVASMAGNGYAGLLAAPLAGAMVGAVLAWFAVMYRVNQIIVGVVLNTLIIGLTGFFFSTLLADNRALFNTRMPLERIRVPGLADIPVLGPVLFNQTVLVYLMYALVVVLNIMLFRSRWGLRTRAVGEHPRAADTVGIKVNPRRVWNTILGGAVAGLGGAFFTVGSGLAFGREMSAGNGFIALAAMILGKWSPWGAVAAALLFGFSKNLGNMMSSIGSTIPSELLLMLPYVITILAVAGFVGRVRPPAAEGIPYTKS from the coding sequence ATGAGCACCGTCACCGAGCGGCCGGCGGACGCGCCCCCACCGGACGCAGAGCAGTCCGCCGTCCGACCCAAGCTCGGCCTCAAGGCCCCGATCAGCTACGCCGTGGCCGCGCTGATCACCGCTGTGCTCATGGTGCCCGGCACACCGGCCGGCACCTCGACCACCTTCCAGGTGGGGGGTGCCAGCGACTGGTTCACCATCCCCGACATCACCGTGCCCGCGCTGACCACGATCATCGTGCTCGCGGTGCTCATGGCGGCTGCCGCGGTGTGGGCCTACCTGCGGGCCCGGGACCGGATCCCGGCCCCGGCGTGGCTGCACGTCGCCGTCGGGCTGGCTTTCGTCCTGGCGTTCCTCACCTACGTGGGCGCTGGCACCACCTCGGTGATCCCGATGGTCTCGCTGCTCAGCGGTGCGTTGGCGCTGTCCGTACCGCTGGTCTTCGGCGCCATGTCCGGTGTCATCTGCGAGCGCTCCGGCATCATCAACATCGCCATCGAGGGACAGCTGCTGTTCGGTGCGTTCGCCGCCGCGGTCGTGGCCTCGATGGCCGGCAACGGGTATGCCGGTCTGCTCGCCGCCCCCCTCGCCGGCGCGATGGTCGGCGCGGTCCTGGCCTGGTTCGCGGTGATGTACCGGGTCAACCAGATCATCGTCGGCGTCGTGCTGAACACCCTGATCATCGGCCTGACCGGGTTCTTCTTCTCCACCCTGCTGGCCGACAACCGGGCCCTGTTCAACACCCGGATGCCCCTGGAGCGGATCCGGGTCCCGGGCCTGGCGGACATCCCCGTCCTGGGCCCGGTGCTGTTCAACCAGACCGTCCTGGTCTACCTGATGTACGCCCTCGTGGTGGTGCTCAACATCATGCTCTTCCGCAGCCGCTGGGGCCTGCGCACCCGCGCCGTGGGCGAGCACCCGAGGGCCGCCGACACGGTCGGGATCAAGGTCAACCCCCGCCGGGTGTGGAACACCATCCTCGGTGGTGCCGTCGCCGGTCTGGGTGGTGCCTTCTTCACCGTCGGCTCCGGCCTGGCCTTCGGCCGCGAGATGTCGGCCGGCAACGGCTTCATCGCGCTGGCCGCGATGATCCTGGGCAAGTGGAGCCCGTGGGGCGCGGTCGCTGCGGCCCTCCTCTTCGGCTTCTCCAAGAACCTGGGCAACATGATGTCGAGCATCGGCAGCACGATCCCCTCCGAGCTGCTGCTCATGCTGCCCTACGTCATCACCATCCTGGCCGTGGCCGGGTTCGTCGGCCGGGTCCGCCCACCGGCCGCCGAGGGCATCCCCTACACCAAGAGCTGA
- a CDS encoding cytidine deaminase encodes MDSTDSETDTGTETDIEWERLRIAATQIMQRAYVPYSRYPVGVAGLVDDGRVVAGCNVENASYGVGLCAECGMVSELAATGGGRLVAVWCVDGQGATLMPCGRCRQLLWEHGGPGCLLQTPEGILPMEQILPQAFGAEHLQR; translated from the coding sequence GTGGACAGTACCGACTCCGAGACCGACACCGGGACCGAGACCGACATCGAGTGGGAGCGGCTGCGGATCGCCGCCACCCAGATCATGCAGCGGGCCTACGTGCCCTACTCGCGCTACCCGGTCGGCGTGGCCGGCCTGGTCGACGACGGCCGCGTCGTCGCCGGGTGCAACGTCGAGAACGCCTCCTACGGCGTGGGCCTGTGCGCCGAGTGCGGCATGGTCTCCGAGCTGGCCGCCACCGGCGGCGGGCGGCTGGTGGCGGTGTGGTGCGTGGACGGCCAGGGCGCCACGCTCATGCCGTGCGGCCGCTGCCGCCAGCTGCTGTGGGAGCACGGCGGCCCGGGGTGCCTGCTGCAGACCCCCGAGGGCATCCTGCCGATGGAGCAGATCCTGCCCCAGGCGTTCGGGGCCGAGCACCTGCAGCGTTGA
- a CDS encoding thymidine phosphorylase, whose translation MSESFAAVDVISTKRDRGELTSEEIAWVIDAYTRGQVADEQMSALAMAILLNGMTRREISDWTRAMIDSGERMDFSSLSRPTADKHSTGGVGDKITLPLAPLVAACGVAVPQLSGRGLGHTGGTLDKLEAIPGWRADLSNADMLRQLEDIGAVICAAGAGLAPADKRLYALRDVTGTVEAIPLIASSIMSKKIAEGTGALVLDVKVGSGAFMKTQEDARELAETMVALGQDAGVHTVALMTDMSTPLGLTAGNGLEVRESVEVLAGGGPQDVVDLTLALAREMLDGAGVTDIDPADALQDGRAMDVWRRMIAAQGGDPDADLPTARETHQVVAEADGVLGRLDAMAVGVSAWRLGAGRARKEDPVQAAAGIELHAKPGDTVTQGQPLMTLHTDTPERFDRAVAALEGAWDIGAPDQVQTAGSIVIDRIA comes from the coding sequence ATGAGTGAGTCCTTCGCCGCCGTCGACGTCATCAGCACCAAACGGGACAGGGGGGAGCTGACCAGCGAGGAGATCGCCTGGGTCATCGACGCCTACACCCGCGGCCAGGTGGCCGACGAGCAGATGTCCGCCCTGGCCATGGCCATCCTGCTCAACGGTATGACGCGGCGGGAGATCAGCGACTGGACCCGGGCGATGATCGACTCCGGCGAGCGGATGGACTTCTCCTCGTTGTCCCGGCCGACCGCCGACAAGCACTCGACCGGGGGCGTGGGCGACAAGATCACCCTGCCGCTGGCGCCGCTCGTCGCGGCCTGCGGAGTCGCCGTGCCACAGCTGAGCGGGCGCGGGCTGGGGCATACGGGCGGCACGCTGGACAAGCTGGAGGCCATCCCCGGCTGGCGGGCTGACCTGTCGAACGCCGACATGCTGCGCCAGCTGGAGGACATCGGCGCCGTGATCTGCGCCGCAGGTGCCGGCCTGGCGCCGGCGGACAAGCGGCTCTACGCGCTGCGCGACGTGACGGGCACGGTCGAGGCCATCCCGCTCATCGCCTCCTCCATCATGAGCAAGAAGATCGCCGAGGGCACCGGCGCGCTGGTGCTCGACGTCAAGGTCGGCTCCGGCGCTTTCATGAAGACGCAGGAGGACGCCCGAGAGCTGGCCGAGACCATGGTGGCGCTCGGGCAGGACGCGGGCGTGCACACCGTGGCCCTGATGACCGACATGTCCACGCCGCTGGGCCTGACGGCCGGCAACGGGCTGGAGGTCCGGGAGTCGGTCGAGGTGCTGGCGGGCGGCGGTCCTCAGGACGTGGTCGACCTGACGCTCGCCCTGGCCCGGGAGATGCTGGACGGGGCCGGCGTGACCGACATCGACCCCGCCGACGCGCTGCAGGACGGCCGCGCGATGGACGTGTGGCGCCGGATGATCGCCGCCCAGGGCGGTGACCCCGACGCCGACCTGCCGACCGCCAGGGAGACCCACCAGGTGGTGGCGGAGGCGGACGGCGTCCTCGGTCGGCTGGACGCGATGGCTGTCGGTGTCTCAGCCTGGCGCCTGGGCGCCGGCCGCGCCCGCAAGGAGGACCCCGTGCAGGCCGCCGCCGGCATCGAGCTGCACGCCAAGCCCGGCGACACGGTCACCCAGGGCCAGCCGTTGATGACGCTGCACACCGACACCCCGGAGCGCTTCGACCGAGCGGTCGCCGCGCTCGAAGGCGCCTGGGACATCGGCGCGCCCGACCAGGTGCAGACCGCCGGGTCGATCGTCATCGACCGCATCGCCTGA